A stretch of the Coprobacillus cateniformis genome encodes the following:
- a CDS encoding thermonuclease family protein, protein MHRSNLKVFQKTINVLKNKKLRVVLILVIFSIFIINFSHQYINEHIVLDSNQVTLSKCVDGDTAHFYINGKNVKVRFLAIDTPETVKPGTPVQPYGKEASEFTSNALKNAKEIRLEYEESNKIDKYNRTLAYVFVDGELLQEQLLLKGYAKMTCLCNNYRYSSILNAAERKAKENKLGLWGHK, encoded by the coding sequence ATGCATAGATCAAACTTAAAAGTTTTTCAGAAAACTATCAATGTATTAAAAAACAAAAAACTTAGAGTCGTTTTAATTTTAGTGATTTTTTCAATATTTATTATTAATTTTTCACATCAATATATTAATGAGCACATAGTTTTAGATTCAAATCAGGTTACTCTAAGTAAATGTGTAGATGGAGATACTGCACATTTCTATATAAATGGTAAGAATGTTAAAGTCAGATTCTTGGCAATAGATACTCCTGAAACAGTTAAACCAGGAACACCAGTTCAGCCATATGGCAAAGAAGCAAGTGAATTTACATCTAATGCATTAAAAAATGCAAAAGAGATTAGATTAGAATATGAGGAATCTAATAAAATAGATAAATACAATCGAACTTTAGCTTATGTATTTGTTGATGGTGAATTGCTTCAAGAGCAACTTTTGCTGAAAGGTTATGCGAAAATGACATGTTTATGTAATAATTATCGATACTCTTCAATTTTGAATGCTGCTGAAAGAAAAGCTAAAGAAAATAAGTTAGGATTGTGGGGGCATAAATGA
- a CDS encoding serine dehydratase subunit alpha family protein, which translates to MEKHIYQTYVQVLKEELVPAMGCTEPIALAYCASKCFDTLQDEVQSVDIFVSGNIVKNVKSVIVPNTGGLKGIEASVAAGIVAGDSTKVLEVISIVTNLQKEEMRHFLDSISMKVQAIESDCALDICVHLHGIYHNAKVRIAGYHTNIVYIEKDGEVLYESGVVASSDSSLTDRSLLNVKDIYEFATTVAIEDVQDVLQRQIDCNYAIAKEGIENNWGANIGSILLKTYGDDVKIKAKAYAAAGSDARMSGCEMPVIINSGSGNQGMTASLPVIIYALEEKATQEQLYRALIISNLCTIHQKTGIGRLSAYCGAVSAGVGAGCGIAYLKGGDYKTIAHTLVNALAINSGIVCDGAKPSCAAKIAESVDAGILGYYMYKNGCQFKGGDGIVCKGVENTIRNIGRLSRDGMKETDKEIIKMMCD; encoded by the coding sequence ATGGAAAAACATATTTATCAAACATATGTACAAGTTTTAAAAGAGGAATTGGTTCCGGCAATGGGATGTACTGAACCGATTGCATTAGCATATTGTGCAAGTAAGTGCTTTGATACACTGCAAGATGAGGTTCAGTCAGTAGATATTTTTGTCAGTGGAAATATTGTTAAAAATGTCAAGAGTGTTATTGTTCCTAATACTGGTGGCTTAAAAGGTATTGAGGCGAGTGTTGCTGCAGGAATTGTGGCTGGTGATAGTACAAAGGTATTAGAAGTTATTTCTATTGTTACAAATTTACAAAAAGAAGAAATGCGTCATTTCTTAGACTCGATATCAATGAAAGTTCAAGCCATTGAAAGTGATTGTGCTTTAGATATTTGTGTTCATCTTCATGGTATTTATCATAATGCCAAAGTTCGTATTGCTGGCTATCATACAAATATTGTGTATATTGAAAAAGATGGTGAAGTTCTTTATGAATCTGGTGTGGTTGCATCAAGTGATTCTTCGTTAACTGATCGTAGTTTATTAAATGTCAAAGATATTTATGAATTTGCAACAACAGTTGCTATTGAGGATGTTCAAGACGTTTTACAAAGACAAATTGATTGTAATTATGCGATTGCTAAGGAAGGGATTGAAAATAACTGGGGTGCTAATATTGGAAGTATCCTTTTAAAAACTTATGGTGATGATGTCAAGATTAAAGCAAAAGCTTATGCAGCAGCAGGCAGTGATGCAAGAATGAGCGGTTGTGAAATGCCAGTTATTATTAATTCTGGTAGTGGAAATCAAGGAATGACAGCATCTTTACCTGTTATTATTTATGCTTTGGAAGAAAAGGCAACACAAGAACAATTATATCGTGCTTTGATTATATCTAACTTATGTACAATTCATCAGAAAACAGGAATTGGCAGATTATCGGCTTATTGTGGAGCTGTCAGCGCAGGTGTAGGGGCAGGCTGTGGGATTGCTTATCTTAAAGGTGGCGATTATAAAACAATTGCTCATACATTGGTTAATGCCTTAGCCATTAATTCGGGAATTGTATGTGATGGAGCAAAGCCTTCATGTGCTGCCAAAATAGCTGAGAGTGTAGATGCTGGAATTCTTGGTTATTATATGTATAAAAATGGCTGCCAGTTTAAAGGTGGCGATGGGATTGTTTGTAAAGGTGTTGAAAATACAATTCGTAATATTGGACGTTTATCTCGAGATGGAATGAAAGAAACAGATAAAGAAATTATTAAAATGATGTGTGATTAA